The following coding sequences lie in one Rutidosis leptorrhynchoides isolate AG116_Rl617_1_P2 chromosome 4, CSIRO_AGI_Rlap_v1, whole genome shotgun sequence genomic window:
- the LOC139839531 gene encoding uncharacterized protein: MEFFEKLVAVRLKTHLDKYLVADDDQVNVRQSRSGGGTRRARWLIEHVDSNSHVIRLKSCYGSYLTASNTPFLLGMTGKKVVLQTLQQESNKDLAMEWQPVRDGFQVKLKTCDGTYLRANGAMIPWRNTVTHDSSNTSSNHNWILFDVEGVDVQEDEEFNDYLAMVTGYSSVSDHEISGREFGGGSPAVSIKSSFSFSPRSPILSSLFNKGRFSFQDKTTTKKPTTASFLGVMDLFHNAKAVRLKNHHNKYLHAEEDEESVGQDRNGASKNNRWTVEFVTNTSDDHNNKPTIIRLKSCYNKYLTASNQPFLLGMTGRKVLQTVPRRLDSSVEWEPIREGNQVKLRTRYGQYLRANGGLPPWRNSVTHDVPHRTATQEWVLWDVDVVDIVVQSPAPGPPPPLPVVNHSDSFTSTTSSEENYYGSASPKANFNHQHQSTNSDWHRSSSNVSSPPKFEDGRTIYYHVISEDFGEMDENAQGFAITFKGNNVVELTRKLEEETGLKDVTVCTRSPLNGKLYPLRLQLPPNNVTMKVVVVQNSYFDSEV; this comes from the exons ATGGAATTCTTTGAGAAATTAGTGGCGGTGAGACTGAAAACACACCTAGACAAGTACTTGGTAGCCGACGACGATCAAGTGAACGTCCGACAAAGTCGAAGTGGTGGTGGAACACGACGAGCACGGTGGTTGATCGAACACGTTGACTCAAACAGTCACGTGATCCGTCTCAAAAGCTGTTACGGCAGTTACTTAACGGCGTCAAATACGCCTTTTCTTCTAGGCATGACAGGTAAAAAAGTTGTGCTTCAAACGTTGCAACAAGAAAGTAATAAAGATTTAGCGATGGAATGGCAACCGGTGAGGGACGGGTTTCAAGTGAAGTTAAAAACGTGTGACGGGACGTATTTGAGGGCGAACGGAGCGATGATACCGTGGAGGAATACGGTGACACATGATAGTAGTAATACGAGTTCGAATCATAATTGGATATTGTTTGATGTTGAGGGTGTTGATgtacaagaagatgaggagtttaaTGATTATTTGGCGATGGTTACGGGTTATTCGTCGGTTTCGGATCATGAAATTTCGGGTCGGGAATTTGGTGGTGGATCGCCTGCAGTATCGATTAAGTCTTCGTTTAGCTTCTCACCCAGGAGTCCCATTTTATCGTCATTATTCAACAAG GGAAGGTTTTCATTTCAAgacaaaacaacaacaaaaaaaccaACAACAGCGTCGTTTTTAGGAGTAATGGATCTATTCCACAACGCAAAAGCCGTACGTCTCAAAAACCATCATAACAAATATCTTCACGCCGAAGAAGATGAAGAATCCGTCGGCCAAGATCGGAACGGCGCTTCTAAAAACAACCGGTGGACAGTCGAATTTGTCACCAATACCTCCGACGATCACAACAACAAACCAACAATCATCCGTCTTAAATCATGTTACAACAAGTACTTAACTGCTTCAAACCAGCCTTTCTTACTCGGTATGACTGGCcggaaagtgcttcaaacggtgccacgtCGGCTAGACTCGTCGGTAGAGTGGGAGCCCATTCGGGAAGGGAATCAGGTAAAGCTTAGGACGAGGTACGGGCAGTACTTGAGGGCTAACGGTGGGCTGCCACCCTGGAGAAACTCGGTTACACATGATGTACCTCACCGGACGGCTACACAAGAGTGGGTTCTATGGGATGTTGATGTTGTGGATATTGTTGTGCAGTCGCCGGCACCGGGACCACCGCCGCCGTTGCCGGTGGTTAATCATTCTGACTCGTTTACTTCAACTACCTCATCGGAAGAGAATTATTACGGCAGTGCATCCCCGAAAGCCAATTTCAACCATCAACATCAG TCGACTAATAGTGATTGGCATCGTAGCAGCAGCAATGTCAGCTCACCTCCAAAGTTTGAAGATGGAAGGACAATATATTACCATGTCATTTCTGAAGATTTTGGAGAAATGGATGAAAATGCGCAAGGATTTGCCATTACGTTTAAGGGCAATAACGTTGTTGAATTAACCCGAAAACTAGAGGAAGAAACGGGGCTAAAGGACGTAACTGTATGTACCCGCAGTCCACTAAACGGAAAGCTTTACCCTCTCCGCTTGCAACTTCCGCCCAACAACGTTACCATGAAAGTTGTGGTTGTTCAGAATTCTTACTTTGATTCAGAAGTTtga